One SAR86 cluster bacterium genomic window carries:
- a CDS encoding ABC transporter permease, whose product MSKWRVLLNKEILHLFRDTKTILQTVIIPTFITPLLIGAIFWYISSIAQEESIKTYKVSVFGDSELINTLDESERLNIFKKSSVIDVINDVETEITDVGLSISSNFDGNLNNKLSGEITIYSKNLDTFSQAKNVIESSIRTYENQIREDRLTELNLDEDFIDPIKVIEEDLTTEEEFAGTFVGAFVAFMFIAYILTGSMYPAIDLGAGEKERGTMETLVSTNISTVEIIIGKMFSITLSAVITAIFSTLGFIIPLILIYLFYADSIPQYAFDVIAAIVNPVAILGIFVLIIPLSIFMGSLLLAISIYAKNTKEASLLMGNIVLVFFAPAYVPLINPGMDLDLVGSLIPCFNLALHTNALISGSVDWFLYACSLGSTVIYCLIAVYITYIMFDDEKVIFRS is encoded by the coding sequence ATGAGTAAATGGCGAGTATTACTAAATAAAGAGATTCTGCATTTATTTCGTGATACAAAAACAATATTACAAACTGTTATTATTCCAACCTTTATCACCCCTTTGCTTATCGGAGCGATATTTTGGTATATCTCATCAATTGCCCAAGAAGAGAGTATAAAAACCTATAAAGTCTCAGTTTTTGGTGATTCTGAACTAATTAATACCTTAGATGAATCTGAACGTTTAAATATTTTTAAAAAAAGTAGTGTTATAGACGTCATTAATGATGTTGAAACTGAAATAACTGATGTAGGACTTTCTATAAGTAGTAATTTTGATGGCAATTTGAATAATAAATTAAGTGGCGAAATCACAATATATTCTAAAAACTTAGATACTTTTTCCCAAGCAAAAAACGTAATCGAATCTTCTATTAGGACTTATGAAAATCAAATAAGAGAAGATAGACTTACAGAGCTTAATTTAGATGAAGATTTTATTGACCCTATAAAAGTAATTGAAGAGGACCTTACTACTGAAGAAGAGTTTGCCGGTACTTTTGTTGGCGCCTTTGTTGCATTTATGTTCATTGCATATATTTTGACAGGTTCAATGTACCCAGCAATTGATCTTGGTGCTGGTGAGAAAGAGCGCGGTACTATGGAAACACTTGTTTCGACAAACATATCTACTGTAGAAATTATTATTGGAAAAATGTTTTCAATTACTCTTTCAGCTGTAATTACTGCAATATTTTCAACGCTTGGATTTATCATTCCGCTCATACTAATTTATTTATTTTATGCCGACTCAATTCCTCAATACGCTTTTGATGTGATAGCGGCTATTGTGAATCCTGTTGCTATATTGGGAATTTTCGTTCTAATTATCCCTTTAAGTATTTTTATGGGTTCTTTGCTGCTAGCAATTTCAATTTATGCAAAAAATACTAAAGAAGCATCGTTATTAATGGGAAATATTGTTCTTGTTTTCTTTGCACCTGCTTATGTACCTCTAATCAATCCTGGTATGGATTTAGATTTAGTAGGATCACTCATACCATGTTTTAATTTAGCACTACATACAAATGCCTTGATTTCAGGGAGCGTTGATTGGTTTTTATATGCATGTTCCTTGGGTTCAACTGTTATTTATTGTTTGATAGCTGTTTATATAACCTACATTATGTTTGATGATGAAAAGGTTATATTTAGATCTTAA
- a CDS encoding ATP-binding cassette domain-containing protein → MIEAKNLTKIFKVPTEEKSIFGAKKIDSAAVDDLSFSLKKGEVLSLLGPNGCGKTTTLRMLAGMLEPSKGTAFIDDIDVREDKQKIKSKIGFMTNNTSLYDRLNVVETIKFFAELNQIPENIYKPRAEDLFDQLDMKKYLLKRVSDLSTGMKQKTSIVRTLIHDPDLIVLDEPTTGVDVTGQSIILDLIKNIKAKGKTLIFSTHQLGEVKDIADKIVVIKSGKKVFDGDNDSFQKINPNKNFNEIFSELVDE, encoded by the coding sequence ATGATCGAAGCAAAAAATCTAACAAAAATCTTTAAAGTACCTACTGAAGAAAAGTCTATATTTGGAGCAAAAAAAATTGATAGTGCAGCAGTAGATGACCTTAGTTTTTCATTGAAAAAGGGAGAGGTATTAAGTTTATTAGGCCCGAACGGATGTGGTAAAACAACTACTTTAAGAATGCTAGCTGGTATGTTAGAGCCATCAAAAGGAACAGCTTTTATAGATGATATTGATGTCAGAGAAGATAAGCAAAAAATCAAATCAAAAATTGGGTTTATGACAAATAATACATCACTATATGATCGTTTAAACGTTGTTGAAACGATAAAATTTTTTGCTGAGTTAAATCAAATTCCAGAGAATATATACAAACCTAGAGCTGAAGACTTATTCGATCAACTAGATATGAAAAAATATCTTTTAAAGCGAGTTTCTGATTTAAGTACAGGTATGAAGCAAAAAACCTCAATTGTAAGGACACTAATTCATGATCCAGATTTAATTGTTTTAGATGAACCAACCACTGGAGTAGATGTTACAGGTCAATCAATAATTTTAGACCTTATAAAAAATATAAAAGCCAAAGGAAAAACACTTATATTCTCAACACATCAATTGGGTGAGGTTAAAGATATTGCAGACAAAATTGTTGTGATCAAATCAGGAAAAAAAGTATTTGATGGTGATAACGATTCCTTTCAAAAAATTAATCCTAATAAAAACTTTAATGAGATATTTTCGGAGTTAGTCGATGAGTAA
- a CDS encoding MBL fold metallo-hydrolase produces the protein MIVINTPVSPYLQNAPIVYCDKTKKSIFVDPGDEAEKLISVSEEHNLKPEFILITHGHIDHAGAAVELAHKYNLKIIGPHKDDKFLLDTLEVQGQMYGVKAKNFIPDRWLTHNDSIEFADFKLQILHCPGHSPGHIVAINHESKQIIGGDILFNGSIGRSDLPMGNHQDLIKSIKEHFLTLDDDYDVYCGHGPNTTIGHERLTNPFLTNA, from the coding sequence ATGATAGTAATTAACACACCAGTCTCGCCTTATCTACAAAATGCTCCAATTGTCTACTGTGATAAAACAAAAAAATCAATTTTTGTAGATCCTGGAGATGAAGCTGAAAAATTAATTAGTGTTAGTGAAGAACATAATCTCAAACCAGAATTTATTTTAATAACACATGGCCACATTGATCATGCAGGTGCAGCTGTTGAATTAGCTCATAAATATAATCTTAAAATTATTGGCCCACATAAGGATGATAAATTCTTACTTGATACTTTAGAGGTTCAGGGCCAGATGTATGGTGTAAAAGCTAAAAATTTTATTCCTGACCGTTGGTTAACACATAATGACTCCATAGAATTTGCAGACTTTAAATTACAAATATTGCATTGTCCTGGTCATTCTCCAGGGCATATAGTTGCTATTAATCATGAATCTAAACAAATTATTGGTGGTGATATTCTATTTAATGGTTCAATTGGAAGATCAGACCTGCCTATGGGCAATCATCAAGATTTAATCAAATCAATAAAAGAACATTTTTTAACTTTAGATGATGACTATGATGTTTATTGTGGACATGGACCTAATACAACAATAGGTCATGAGCGTTTAACTAATCCCTTTCTTACAAATGCTTAA
- a CDS encoding nucleoside deaminase, whose amino-acid sequence MLNIESVNLMQLTIDLAKKNLAKNKIPVAAIIVDGQTNEIIAKATNDNSPIGHAELKAIKKALKKLNTNRLDGCEMYVNLEPCPMCAVAISKVHLSKIYFGAEDEKGGGVINGPKIFSLPNYRSPEIISHCLAEQSSELLKKFFLNKRKTKEAI is encoded by the coding sequence ATGCTTAATATTGAATCAGTAAATTTAATGCAATTAACAATTGATTTAGCAAAAAAGAATCTAGCTAAAAATAAAATTCCAGTTGCAGCAATCATTGTAGACGGACAAACAAACGAAATTATAGCTAAAGCAACCAATGATAATAGTCCTATTGGTCATGCAGAGTTAAAAGCAATAAAAAAAGCACTAAAAAAATTAAATACAAATAGGCTGGATGGGTGTGAGATGTATGTTAACTTAGAACCATGTCCAATGTGTGCAGTCGCAATTTCAAAAGTCCACTTAAGTAAAATTTATTTTGGGGCAGAAGATGAGAAGGGCGGAGGTGTTATAAATGGTCCAAAGATATTTAGTTTACCCAATTATAGAAGTCCCGAAATAATTTCACATTGTTTAGCAGAGCAATCGTCAGAACTATTAAAAAAATTCTTTTTAAATAAAAGAAAAACCAAAGAAGCTATATAA
- a CDS encoding dihydroorotase, producing the protein MSDLDLILKSGTVFLRNERIETDVGVKNGKIVSFGSLDNAEEVIDCKNLFVFPGLIDTQCHFREPGGEHKETLETGTKSAALGGIVGIFEMPNTNPLTVTPEAMDFKLKRASETAYVDYAFYFGGTAENSSNLSDWENLKGVCGIKIFMGSSTGSLLSATDEEIDKIFANGKRVIAVHAEDEAMMNENKMTILKDSNDVKMHNIWRSEESCFNATKRVVSIAKKYNRPVHVLHITTAQEMDYLKQNKDVASVEVLPNHLSMHAPDCYEEKGTLAQQNPPIREKHHQEALWKAVNDGTVDILGSDHAPHTLDEKSGTYPDTPSGTPGVQTMLPVMLNHVSEGKLSYEKLIDLLAYGPIRVHKIKNKCEIKEGNDADFTIVDPNMTHIIKNEEQASKSGWTPYDNKKVKGFPMMTIIRGNKVMQDGELLLHHLGKEIEFDLN; encoded by the coding sequence ATGTCTGACTTAGACCTAATACTCAAATCAGGAACAGTATTTTTAAGAAACGAAAGAATTGAAACTGATGTAGGTGTAAAAAATGGAAAAATTGTTTCATTTGGCAGTTTAGATAATGCTGAAGAAGTTATTGACTGTAAAAATCTTTTTGTCTTTCCCGGTCTTATTGATACTCAGTGTCATTTTAGAGAGCCTGGTGGTGAGCATAAAGAAACACTTGAAACAGGGACTAAATCCGCAGCACTAGGTGGAATAGTAGGTATTTTTGAAATGCCAAATACTAATCCTCTCACTGTTACACCTGAGGCAATGGACTTTAAACTCAAAAGAGCTTCTGAGACAGCGTATGTTGATTATGCCTTTTATTTTGGAGGTACTGCTGAGAACTCATCGAATTTATCTGATTGGGAAAATTTAAAAGGAGTTTGCGGTATAAAAATCTTCATGGGATCAAGTACAGGAAGTTTGCTATCAGCCACCGATGAAGAAATTGACAAAATTTTTGCTAACGGAAAAAGGGTTATTGCTGTTCATGCAGAAGATGAAGCTATGATGAATGAAAATAAAATGACTATTTTAAAAGATAGCAATGATGTAAAAATGCATAACATCTGGCGTAGCGAAGAAAGCTGCTTTAATGCCACAAAAAGAGTTGTATCAATAGCAAAAAAATATAATAGACCTGTCCATGTTCTTCATATTACAACCGCTCAAGAAATGGATTATCTCAAACAGAATAAAGATGTTGCTAGTGTTGAAGTATTACCAAATCACTTATCCATGCATGCCCCTGATTGTTATGAAGAAAAAGGAACATTAGCTCAACAAAATCCACCAATTAGAGAAAAACATCATCAAGAAGCTCTGTGGAAAGCTGTAAATGATGGAACTGTTGATATATTGGGATCAGATCATGCACCACATACACTTGATGAAAAAAGTGGTACTTACCCAGATACGCCAAGTGGTACACCAGGTGTTCAGACTATGTTGCCCGTTATGCTCAATCATGTCTCTGAAGGCAAATTATCATATGAAAAACTTATCGATTTGTTGGCTTATGGACCAATTAGAGTGCATAAAATTAAAAATAAATGTGAGATAAAAGAAGGTAACGATGCCGATTTTACTATCGTTGATCCAAATATGACTCATATCATTAAAAACGAGGAACAAGCTTCAAAATCAGGTTGGACTCCATACGATAACAAAAAGGTTAAGGGCTTCCCAATGATGACTATTATTAGAGGAAATAAGGTAATGCAGGATGGTGAACTTCTATTGCATCATCTTGGTAAGGAAATTGAATTCGATTTAAATTAA